From Pseudomonadota bacterium, one genomic window encodes:
- the aceE gene encoding pyruvate dehydrogenase (acetyl-transferring), homodimeric type has product MADSKKLQDQDPLETREWVESIESVLKVHGPERAHFLIERVIDHARRSGAYLPYSPNTAYLNTIATGQEPEYPGDRAIERRVEAYIRWNAMAMVVYANRKSTEYGGHIASYASSATLYEVGFNHFWRAPGDDNPGDMIFFQGHSSPGIYARAFLEGRLDEQQLRSFRREVGGNGLSSYPHPWLMPDFWQFPTVSMGLGPMMAIYQARYCRYMQHRGIIPPDDRKIWCFLGDGETDEPESLGAITMPVREKLDNLIFVVNCNLQRLDGPVRGNGKIIQELEAAFLGAGWNVIKVIWGSRWDPLLARDHKGLLRQRMEECVDGEYQNFKAKGGAFTREHFFGEYPELAAMVANMSDDEIWRLNRGGHDSHKVYAAYAAAVAHQDRPTVILAKTVKGYGMGKAGEGQNITHQQKKMDVDELRAFRDRFNIPVADDDIEGLPFCKLAKGSEELAYLQGQRKKLRGYLPVRHNKAPSLKAPPLEIFATQLQGTGEREGSTTMALVRMLTTLLKDKRIGKHIVPIVPDEARTFGMEGMFRQVGIYSSLGQLYTPQDADQLMFYREDIKGQILEEGINEGGAFCSWMAAGTSYANHGVQMIPFYIFYSMFGFQRIGDFAWAAGDMQTRGFLIGGTAGRTTLAGEGLQHQDGHSHLLASTIPNCVSYDPAYAYELAVIVQDGLRRMFEEQESVFYYITCMNENYVQPAMPAGVEQGILNGMYLLRIGQRGQVRAQLMGSGTILREVEAAADLLEKDFSIPADVWSVTSFNQLRRDGLEVERFNRLHPGKEQRRCYVQQCLGDRDGPYIVATDYMKAVPDQIRQWVPGRFVALGTDGFGRSDARAALRSHFEVDRRHIALAALKALADDGKLDYATVGAAIKKLGIDPKKPDPVGV; this is encoded by the coding sequence ATGGCTGACAGCAAGAAATTGCAGGACCAGGACCCACTGGAAACCCGTGAATGGGTTGAGTCGATCGAGTCCGTACTCAAAGTGCACGGACCCGAAAGGGCGCATTTCCTGATTGAACGGGTCATCGACCACGCCCGCCGGTCGGGCGCGTATCTTCCGTATAGCCCGAATACCGCTTACCTGAACACGATTGCCACCGGTCAGGAACCGGAATATCCGGGCGACCGCGCGATCGAGCGTCGGGTCGAGGCGTATATACGCTGGAACGCGATGGCGATGGTCGTGTACGCGAACCGCAAGAGTACCGAGTACGGCGGCCATATCGCGTCTTACGCCTCATCGGCGACGCTGTATGAAGTCGGCTTCAATCATTTCTGGCGTGCCCCCGGCGACGATAATCCCGGCGATATGATTTTCTTCCAGGGTCATTCCTCACCCGGCATCTACGCGCGGGCTTTTCTCGAAGGACGGCTCGATGAGCAGCAACTCAGGTCGTTTCGACGCGAAGTCGGCGGCAACGGCTTGTCATCGTATCCACATCCATGGCTGATGCCGGATTTCTGGCAATTCCCGACGGTCTCGATGGGTCTGGGCCCGATGATGGCGATTTACCAGGCCCGTTACTGCCGTTATATGCAACACCGCGGGATCATCCCGCCCGACGACCGCAAGATCTGGTGTTTCCTCGGTGACGGTGAAACGGATGAACCCGAGTCGCTGGGCGCGATCACGATGCCGGTCCGCGAAAAACTGGACAACCTGATATTTGTCGTTAACTGCAACCTGCAACGGCTCGACGGACCGGTCAGGGGAAATGGCAAGATCATCCAGGAACTTGAAGCGGCGTTTCTCGGTGCCGGCTGGAATGTGATCAAGGTCATCTGGGGTTCGCGCTGGGATCCGCTGCTGGCCCGCGACCACAAGGGACTGCTGCGCCAGCGGATGGAAGAATGCGTCGATGGCGAATACCAGAATTTCAAGGCCAAGGGCGGCGCGTTTACGCGCGAGCATTTTTTCGGCGAGTATCCGGAGCTCGCGGCGATGGTTGCCAATATGTCGGATGACGAGATCTGGCGTCTCAATCGCGGCGGGCACGACTCACACAAGGTTTATGCCGCCTATGCGGCAGCGGTCGCCCACCAGGACCGTCCGACCGTGATCCTGGCCAAGACCGTCAAGGGCTACGGCATGGGCAAGGCCGGCGAGGGCCAGAACATCACCCACCAGCAGAAGAAAATGGATGTCGACGAGCTCAGGGCGTTTCGCGATCGTTTCAATATTCCGGTTGCCGACGACGATATCGAGGGTCTGCCGTTTTGCAAGCTGGCCAAAGGCAGCGAGGAACTGGCCTATTTGCAGGGCCAGCGCAAAAAGCTTCGCGGATATTTGCCGGTTCGCCACAACAAGGCGCCGTCTCTGAAGGCGCCGCCGCTGGAAATCTTTGCAACCCAGCTGCAGGGCACGGGCGAAAGAGAGGGTTCCACGACCATGGCATTGGTCAGGATGCTGACCACCCTGCTCAAGGACAAGCGGATCGGCAAGCACATCGTGCCCATCGTTCCGGATGAAGCGCGTACCTTCGGCATGGAGGGCATGTTCCGCCAGGTCGGCATTTATTCATCGCTCGGTCAGTTGTATACGCCGCAGGATGCCGACCAGCTGATGTTTTATCGCGAGGATATCAAGGGCCAGATTCTCGAGGAGGGCATCAACGAAGGCGGGGCGTTCTGCTCGTGGATGGCCGCGGGTACCAGCTACGCCAACCACGGCGTTCAGATGATCCCCTTTTATATCTTTTATTCGATGTTCGGTTTCCAGCGGATCGGGGATTTCGCCTGGGCGGCGGGCGATATGCAGACGCGCGGTTTCCTGATCGGGGGTACGGCGGGGCGGACGACCCTCGCCGGTGAAGGCCTCCAGCACCAGGATGGCCACAGTCATTTGCTGGCCTCGACGATTCCCAACTGCGTTTCCTACGATCCGGCTTACGCCTATGAGCTGGCGGTGATTGTCCAGGATGGTTTGCGCCGCATGTTCGAGGAGCAGGAAAGCGTTTTCTACTACATCACTTGCATGAATGAGAACTATGTCCAACCGGCGATGCCCGCGGGGGTCGAGCAGGGCATTCTCAATGGCATGTACCTGTTGCGCATCGGCCAGCGCGGGCAGGTTCGCGCTCAACTGATGGGTTCGGGAACCATACTCCGGGAAGTCGAAGCGGCCGCCGACCTGCTGGAAAAAGATTTCTCGATACCCGCCGATGTCTGGAGCGTGACCAGCTTCAATCAATTGCGGCGCGATGGCCTGGAGGTCGAACGCTTCAATCGCCTGCACCCGGGCAAGGAGCAGCGGCGGTGCTACGTCCAGCAGTGCCTGGGCGACCGGGACGGGCCATACATCGTGGCGACGGATTACATGAAGGCGGTGCCCGACCAGATCAGGCAGTGGGTCCCGGGACGCTTCGTGGCGCTGGGGACGGACGGTTTCGGGCGCAGCGACGCACGCGCTGCCTTGCGCAGTCATTTCGAAGTCGATCGGCGGCACATTGCTCTCGCAGCGCTCAAGGCGCTGGCCGATGACGGCAAGCTGGATTACGCGACAGTCGGTGCGGCGATCAAGAAACTCGGCATCGACCCGAAAAAACCGGACCCGGTCGGCGTATAG
- a CDS encoding leucyl aminopeptidase family protein, with protein MTELLPPKLSVTIRHTGNKLSRADLDKLDHLLILIPKGLAATSWSQLPYHELLKKLSRRDPDGVISGRFANASATGFSLGVISLEASVFEKLTLARQMTATASQELTVGILAHGFDAGHQAAAMDALISAALASAARMPSLKSKPKRERRIRSLRLFAVAELPDLKRCQAEAEGNYLARWLTTLPPNQLDSANYCRLVEALARREGWSYQLLGQKELEKKGAGAFLAVAQANPGRDAGIVHLKYRPQKTTGELLTLVGKGICFDTGGTNLKPHDSMLDMHEDMGGSAVALGCLLAISRLGLPRRVDCWLAISENMIGSQAYKPQDVITACNGVTIQVIHTDAEGRMALADTLALAARDKPGLMIDYATLTGSCIRGLTTRLSAIFTNRDHWREPLIQIGRASGERVWPFPLDEKDFDQTLESPIADIKQCTTDGMGDHIYAARFLRRFVPDSIPWLHIDLGASSHKGGLAHIPTQITGFGVRFTLELLDAGLPDQ; from the coding sequence ATGACTGAGTTGTTGCCGCCAAAATTGTCAGTGACGATACGCCATACCGGCAACAAGCTGTCGCGCGCGGATCTGGACAAGCTGGACCACTTGCTAATCCTGATCCCCAAGGGTCTGGCGGCGACTTCCTGGTCTCAACTGCCATATCACGAGTTGTTGAAGAAACTCAGCCGGCGCGATCCCGATGGTGTAATCAGCGGCCGCTTCGCCAACGCCTCGGCGACCGGATTCAGCCTGGGTGTAATATCGCTTGAGGCGAGCGTATTCGAAAAATTGACGCTGGCCCGCCAGATGACTGCGACGGCGAGCCAGGAGTTGACGGTTGGCATACTCGCCCATGGCTTCGACGCCGGCCACCAGGCGGCCGCCATGGATGCACTGATCAGCGCGGCATTGGCGAGCGCCGCCAGGATGCCCAGCCTGAAAAGCAAGCCGAAACGCGAACGGCGGATTCGCAGCCTGAGATTATTCGCGGTCGCAGAACTGCCTGACCTGAAGCGGTGCCAGGCGGAAGCCGAGGGCAATTACCTCGCGCGCTGGCTGACCACCCTGCCGCCCAACCAACTGGATTCAGCCAATTACTGCCGACTGGTCGAGGCGCTGGCAAGGCGCGAGGGCTGGAGCTACCAACTGCTCGGGCAAAAAGAACTCGAAAAGAAAGGCGCCGGTGCGTTCCTGGCCGTTGCCCAGGCCAATCCCGGCCGCGACGCCGGCATCGTGCATCTCAAGTATCGCCCGCAAAAGACCACCGGCGAATTGCTGACCCTGGTGGGCAAAGGCATATGTTTCGACACCGGCGGAACCAATCTGAAGCCCCACGACTCGATGCTGGATATGCATGAGGACATGGGCGGCAGCGCCGTCGCACTGGGTTGTTTGCTCGCGATCAGCCGTCTCGGGCTGCCCCGCCGGGTGGACTGCTGGCTGGCGATCAGCGAGAACATGATCGGCAGCCAGGCATACAAGCCGCAGGATGTAATCACCGCTTGCAACGGCGTTACCATCCAGGTCATCCACACGGATGCGGAAGGCCGCATGGCGCTGGCCGATACCCTCGCCTTGGCAGCACGCGACAAACCCGGTTTGATGATCGATTATGCAACGCTCACGGGGTCCTGCATCCGCGGGCTGACGACGCGGTTGAGCGCCATTTTCACCAACCGGGACCACTGGCGGGAACCGCTGATTCAAATTGGCCGCGCCAGTGGCGAACGCGTCTGGCCTTTTCCGCTCGACGAAAAAGATTTTGACCAGACGCTGGAAAGCCCGATCGCCGACATCAAGCAATGTACGACCGATGGCATGGGCGATCACATATACGCGGCCCGCTTCCTGCGGCGGTTCGTCCCGGATTCCATACCCTGGCTGCACATCGATCTGGGCGCTTCCAGCCACAAGGGTGGGCTGGCCCACATCCCCACGCAGATCACTGGTTTCGGGGTTCGTTTTACGCTTGAACTGCTGGACGCCGGATTGCCGGACCAATAG
- the pyrC gene encoding dihydroorotase: MDRLVISRPDDWHLHLRDDALLASVLPFSCARFSRAVVMPNLDPPITTVAQAAEYRQRILAARPAGSNFSPLMTLYLSDDTTAGEIRKAAAAEFLIAVKYYPAGATTLSDAAVTAIEKVYAALDAMQASDVPLLVHGEATDPSVDVFDREKAFIDQTLAPLADKFPRLRIVFEHITTADAVAFVLASRQGIAATITAHHILLNRNALFGQGLQPHHYCLPVLKRERHRLSVLEAATSGSERFFLGTDSAPHATADKQSACGCAGIFTAHAAIELYAEAFDQAGRLDRLEAFASHHGADFYRLPRNQETVTLTKNPWTVSRTLEFGQHHLTPFRAGEEVAWRLGPDDD; encoded by the coding sequence ATGGACAGACTGGTCATAAGCCGGCCGGACGACTGGCACCTGCACCTGCGCGATGACGCCTTGCTTGCCTCGGTGCTGCCCTTTAGCTGCGCAAGGTTTTCCCGGGCTGTGGTCATGCCCAATCTGGATCCGCCGATTACGACCGTGGCACAGGCCGCCGAATACCGGCAGAGAATTCTGGCCGCCAGGCCCGCCGGCAGCAATTTTTCCCCGCTGATGACGCTGTACCTTAGCGACGACACGACTGCCGGGGAAATCCGCAAAGCCGCGGCGGCGGAATTCCTTATCGCCGTGAAATATTACCCGGCAGGCGCAACCACCTTGTCGGATGCGGCGGTAACGGCTATCGAAAAAGTCTACGCGGCGCTCGATGCCATGCAGGCCAGCGATGTGCCGCTACTGGTGCATGGTGAGGCCACCGACCCCTCGGTCGATGTCTTCGACCGTGAAAAAGCGTTTATTGACCAGACTCTGGCGCCGCTGGCCGATAAGTTTCCGCGCCTGCGGATCGTTTTTGAACATATCACCACGGCGGACGCTGTAGCCTTCGTCCTCGCTTCGCGCCAGGGAATCGCTGCCACCATCACCGCGCACCATATATTGCTGAATCGCAACGCGCTGTTTGGCCAGGGGCTGCAACCACACCATTATTGCCTGCCCGTGTTAAAGCGCGAACGCCATCGCCTGAGCGTGCTCGAAGCCGCAACCAGCGGGTCGGAGCGGTTCTTCCTGGGGACGGATTCGGCTCCGCACGCGACTGCTGACAAACAATCCGCTTGTGGCTGCGCCGGAATCTTTACCGCGCATGCTGCAATCGAGCTGTACGCCGAAGCATTCGATCAGGCCGGCCGGCTGGACCGGCTGGAAGCGTTTGCCAGCCATCACGGCGCCGATTTTTATCGGCTGCCGCGGAACCAGGAGACCGTCACGCTGACAAAAAATCCATGGACAGTCAGCCGGACACTGGAATTCGGACAGCATCACCTGACCCCCTTCAGGGCGGGCGAAGAAGTCGCATGGCGCCTGGGGCCCGACGATGACTGA
- the nadC gene encoding carboxylating nicotinate-nucleotide diphosphorylase, translated as MPQLVRHALAEDVGGGDLTAVLVATDAMAQATVIVREAAVICGRPWFDEVFGQLDPGISIEWLLTEGDAAKARQTICRLAGPARAMLTGERTALNFLQTLSATATTARRYADAVRGTGCQILDTRKTIPGLRNAQKYAVACGGARNHRQGLYDAILIKENHIAAAGSVAAAIARARTISDLPVQVEVENLDQLNQALAATADSVLLDNFSNALLKEAVSKTRDSGSQAILEASGGYQVEQLQETAATGVDFISCGALTKNLRAVDFSMRFTIREP; from the coding sequence ATGCCGCAGCTTGTCCGTCATGCACTGGCAGAAGACGTGGGCGGCGGGGACCTGACCGCGGTACTGGTGGCAACCGACGCCATGGCTCAAGCAACGGTAATCGTGCGCGAAGCCGCGGTAATCTGCGGGCGTCCATGGTTCGACGAAGTATTCGGCCAACTGGATCCTGGAATAAGCATCGAATGGCTATTGACCGAGGGTGACGCGGCAAAGGCTCGGCAAACGATTTGCCGTCTCGCCGGGCCTGCCCGCGCGATGTTGACCGGTGAACGAACGGCGCTGAACTTTCTGCAGACGCTATCGGCCACGGCAACCACGGCCAGGCGATACGCCGATGCGGTCAGGGGTACGGGCTGTCAGATCCTGGACACCCGAAAAACCATCCCGGGTCTGCGCAACGCGCAAAAGTATGCGGTCGCCTGCGGCGGCGCGCGAAACCACCGGCAGGGTCTGTATGACGCAATCCTGATCAAGGAAAACCATATCGCCGCAGCCGGATCGGTGGCGGCCGCTATCGCCCGGGCGAGAACGATCAGCGATCTGCCCGTCCAGGTCGAGGTCGAGAACCTGGATCAGCTGAACCAGGCACTGGCCGCCACTGCGGACAGCGTACTGCTGGACAATTTTTCCAATGCACTGCTAAAAGAGGCGGTGAGCAAAACCCGTGACTCCGGGAGCCAGGCCATCCTGGAAGCTTCAGGCGGCTACCAGGTCGAACAACTGCAGGAAACGGCGGCGACCGGAGTCGATTTCATCTCCTGTGGCGCGCTGACCAAGAATCTCCGGGCGGTTGATTTTTCAATGCGTTTTACCATTAGGGAGCCATGA
- the grxD gene encoding Grx4 family monothiol glutaredoxin, with protein MDTNEKIQEQLQGNTVILYMKGSPDFPQCGFSAQTVAALRACDTEFTHVNILEDPELREGLKAHSNWPTFPQLYVSGELVGGCDITLEMFHSGELKKLLDKATA; from the coding sequence GTGGATACAAACGAGAAAATTCAGGAACAACTGCAGGGTAATACCGTTATTTTGTATATGAAGGGTTCGCCGGACTTTCCGCAGTGCGGTTTCTCCGCCCAGACCGTCGCCGCCCTGAGAGCCTGCGACACCGAGTTTACCCATGTCAATATCCTTGAAGACCCCGAGCTCAGGGAAGGGCTGAAGGCGCATTCCAACTGGCCGACCTTTCCGCAGCTATACGTTTCCGGGGAACTGGTTGGCGGTTGCGACATCACGCTTGAGATGTTTCACAGCGGCGAGTTGAAAAAGCTCCTGGACAAAGCCACCGCATAG
- the rnt gene encoding ribonuclease T produces MAGRFRGFLPVVIDVETGGFNAATDALLEIAAVLVEMNEDGTLERGETIRYHVAAFPGARIEAAALEVNKIVPDHPLRPALPEKEALRRLFRPIRKAVRDYGCSRAILVGHNAFFDLNFLNAALERCQLKRNPFHPFSSFDTATLGGVALGQTVLARAAIAAGLEWDTESAHSAAYDAERTADLFCLIVNRFRGQYEEYAGAKNRER; encoded by the coding sequence ATGGCCGGCCGCTTCCGGGGATTTCTGCCGGTCGTCATCGACGTCGAAACCGGCGGCTTCAATGCGGCCACCGACGCGTTGCTGGAAATTGCAGCCGTCCTGGTCGAAATGAATGAAGACGGAACGCTGGAACGGGGCGAGACTATCCGCTATCACGTGGCGGCGTTCCCCGGCGCACGCATCGAAGCGGCGGCTTTGGAAGTCAATAAAATAGTGCCGGACCATCCACTCCGCCCGGCCCTGCCGGAGAAAGAAGCATTGCGACGATTGTTCAGGCCAATCCGCAAGGCAGTGCGGGATTATGGTTGCAGCCGCGCCATACTGGTCGGGCATAACGCTTTTTTCGATCTGAATTTCCTGAATGCCGCGCTCGAGCGCTGCCAGTTGAAACGCAACCCGTTTCATCCTTTCAGCAGTTTCGACACGGCGACTTTAGGCGGCGTCGCCCTCGGACAAACGGTTCTTGCGCGAGCAGCCATAGCGGCCGGTCTGGAGTGGGATACGGAATCAGCGCATTCCGCCGCTTACGACGCCGAGCGTACCGCCGATCTTTTTTGCCTGATCGTCAACCGCTTTCGCGGTCAGTACGAAGAATACGCCGGCGCAAAAAACCGAGAAAGATAG
- a CDS encoding BON domain-containing protein produces the protein MKKILIAALLAFTVTILPACAAALLGGQGSGSYQSSGDGRGGAQSAGDQTISATLQEKLSSDPVTKGSRIQIETSNAIVVLKGDVASVRISRRAAEIAGQVDKVRAVRNHLWVRSSD, from the coding sequence ATGAAGAAAATTCTGATCGCTGCGCTGCTGGCCTTTACAGTGACGATTTTGCCCGCTTGCGCGGCCGCGCTTCTTGGCGGGCAGGGCAGCGGTAGTTACCAGTCGTCCGGCGATGGCCGTGGCGGCGCGCAGTCGGCGGGGGATCAGACGATCAGCGCGACCTTGCAGGAAAAATTGTCGTCCGACCCGGTCACCAAGGGTTCCAGGATACAGATTGAGACCAGCAATGCAATTGTGGTCTTGAAAGGTGACGTGGCATCGGTAAGAATCAGTCGGCGCGCGGCCGAGATAGCCGGCCAGGTCGACAAAGTCAGGGCGGTCAGGAACCATCTGTGGGTGCGTTCCAGCGACTGA
- a CDS encoding acyl-CoA dehydrogenase, with the protein MTALTWILIAVAAIALAYLRASLWQWTVAAAVFIGGLQWLGGQTSVIPWIIFALLAAPLNIRPLRRMILSKPLMEWFSSVLPPMSSTEKEAIDAGTVWWDGDLFSGRPDWKKLMDVPVSELSDEEKAFIDGPVAELCETLDDWHINNDLNDLPEESWNCIRKNKFFGMIIPKKYGGLEFSPRAQSEVVMKVASRSLAAGVTVMVPNSLGPGELLMHYGTEKQKDYYLPRLAAGKEIPAFALTSPYAGSDAGAMTDYGIVCKGEYEGREVLGFNINWSKRYITLGPACTILGLAFKARDPDGLLGDREELGITCALIPSDTPGVRIGDRHNPGGAFLNGPNFGTDVFVPMEWIIGGQEYIGQGWRMLMDCLSVGRAISLPALGAGAGKLCSLTTGAYARIRKQFKTPIGRFEGVEEALTRIAGLTYRMDAARCLTASALALGEKPSVLSAILKYHNTEGMRQCLNDAMDIHGGRAVCCGPRNYLVSTYRTIPVAITVEGANILTRSMIIFGQGAIRCHPYVLTEMLAVANEDPKQGLRDFDRAMFGHIGFTISNAVRAVVDALSGSRLVSVPDIGPLTHYQRRLSRMSAAFAFVADVAMLMLGGELKRREKLSARFGDILSHLYFGSAVIKHYEDQGRCPEDLVLAQWVLEDSLGIIEDRLDAIFRNFPSSLAGRLMRWLVLPLGRRAKGASDKLGHEVASILLEPSAARDRLTEGLFINLKKDDPVGRVELAFRKSVDSEPLEIKIRNATGKQVFPYDYEEAVAAGLEAGVITDMEAQLIREAAELVDDALQVDVFPGGTAAALAEDEVAQAG; encoded by the coding sequence ATGACGGCCCTGACTTGGATCCTGATCGCGGTGGCAGCTATCGCGCTCGCCTATCTACGCGCAAGTCTTTGGCAATGGACTGTTGCCGCTGCTGTTTTCATCGGTGGTTTACAGTGGCTCGGCGGACAGACCAGCGTCATTCCGTGGATCATATTCGCATTGCTGGCCGCTCCGCTTAATATCAGGCCGCTGCGGCGGATGATTCTGAGCAAGCCACTGATGGAATGGTTCAGTTCAGTTCTGCCGCCGATGTCCAGCACCGAAAAAGAGGCCATCGACGCCGGCACCGTCTGGTGGGATGGCGATTTGTTCAGTGGCCGGCCAGACTGGAAAAAACTGATGGATGTTCCGGTATCGGAACTCAGCGATGAAGAAAAGGCTTTCATCGATGGGCCGGTCGCCGAACTGTGTGAAACCCTGGACGACTGGCATATCAACAATGATCTGAATGATTTGCCTGAAGAATCCTGGAACTGCATCAGGAAAAACAAGTTTTTCGGCATGATCATTCCGAAAAAATACGGCGGCCTGGAGTTTTCGCCCAGGGCGCAGTCGGAAGTGGTCATGAAAGTCGCCAGCCGCAGCCTGGCCGCCGGGGTTACCGTCATGGTGCCAAACTCGCTAGGTCCAGGCGAATTGCTGATGCATTACGGCACAGAAAAGCAAAAAGATTACTACCTCCCGCGCCTCGCCGCGGGTAAGGAAATACCTGCATTTGCCTTGACCAGCCCGTACGCCGGTTCCGATGCCGGAGCGATGACAGATTACGGCATCGTCTGCAAGGGTGAATATGAAGGCCGCGAAGTCCTGGGCTTCAATATCAACTGGTCGAAACGCTATATCACGCTGGGTCCGGCCTGCACCATACTCGGCCTTGCATTCAAGGCTCGCGATCCCGATGGCTTGCTGGGCGACCGTGAAGAACTGGGCATTACCTGCGCGCTGATACCGAGCGACACGCCTGGCGTCAGGATCGGCGACCGGCATAACCCGGGCGGCGCCTTTCTCAACGGCCCGAATTTCGGCACCGACGTTTTCGTACCGATGGAGTGGATTATCGGCGGACAGGAATATATCGGCCAGGGCTGGCGCATGCTGATGGATTGCCTGTCGGTTGGGCGGGCGATTTCACTGCCCGCGCTCGGAGCAGGGGCCGGCAAGCTGTGCTCGCTGACCACCGGCGCTTACGCGCGGATACGCAAACAGTTCAAGACCCCGATTGGCCGCTTCGAAGGCGTCGAGGAAGCGCTTACCCGAATCGCCGGCCTGACTTATCGCATGGATGCCGCGCGTTGCCTGACTGCGTCTGCACTCGCTCTCGGGGAAAAACCATCGGTATTGTCGGCGATACTGAAATATCACAACACCGAGGGTATGCGTCAGTGTTTGAACGACGCGATGGACATCCACGGCGGCCGCGCGGTCTGTTGCGGGCCACGAAACTACCTGGTCTCGACCTATCGCACCATACCGGTGGCGATCACGGTCGAAGGCGCCAATATCCTGACTCGCAGCATGATTATCTTTGGCCAGGGGGCGATTCGTTGCCATCCCTATGTCCTGACAGAAATGCTCGCCGTTGCCAACGAAGACCCGAAACAGGGTCTGCGGGATTTCGACCGGGCAATGTTCGGGCATATCGGGTTTACGATCAGCAACGCGGTCCGCGCCGTGGTTGACGCGCTGAGCGGCTCCCGCCTGGTCAGCGTTCCCGATATCGGCCCCCTGACCCATTACCAGCGGCGCCTGTCGCGAATGAGCGCAGCATTCGCCTTTGTTGCGGATGTCGCGATGCTGATGCTGGGCGGCGAACTCAAACGCCGCGAGAAACTGTCGGCACGCTTTGGCGATATTCTCAGCCACCTGTATTTTGGTTCCGCGGTTATCAAGCACTACGAGGATCAGGGTCGTTGTCCAGAGGACCTGGTGCTGGCCCAATGGGTACTCGAGGATTCACTCGGCATCATCGAAGACCGCCTCGACGCCATATTTCGCAATTTCCCATCGTCGCTGGCCGGCCGCCTGATGCGTTGGCTGGTCCTCCCGTTGGGACGGCGAGCCAAGGGCGCCTCTGACAAACTTGGCCACGAGGTGGCTTCGATCCTGCTCGAACCCTCCGCAGCGCGCGACCGGCTCACCGAGGGATTGTTTATCAACCTGAAAAAAGACGACCCGGTCGGTCGGGTCGAACTGGCATTTCGCAAATCCGTCGACTCCGAGCCGCTGGAAATCAAGATCAGGAATGCTACCGGCAAGCAGGTCTTTCCCTATGATTACGAGGAGGCGGTCGCCGCCGGTCTCGAAGCCGGCGTAATCACCGATATGGAAGCTCAACTCATCCGCGAAGCGGCCGAGCTTGTGGATGACGCCTTGCAGGTCGATGTATTCCCCGGGGGAACAGCGGCGGCGCTTGCCGAAGACGAGGTTGCGCAG
- a CDS encoding urate hydroxylase PuuD — MNPLKTVNGTLIAGFVLMLIIGASVGGFAFDWNQFVRWLHIIAGVTWIGLLYYFNFVQVSALGAAASDEGGPGGAAITKYVAPLALNWFRWAALVTWLSGAAYLGKNFVPTFTLGMSEGSSYYTILGLGAWMGTIMLFNVWVLIWPNQKKLLGMVPATDEEKAKAKSIAFMASRTNTLLSLPMLMCMTGATHGLPF, encoded by the coding sequence ATGAACCCACTAAAAACGGTAAACGGAACGCTGATCGCTGGTTTTGTGCTGATGCTGATTATCGGCGCCTCGGTGGGTGGCTTCGCATTTGACTGGAACCAGTTTGTCCGCTGGCTGCACATCATTGCCGGGGTCACCTGGATAGGCTTGCTGTACTACTTCAATTTCGTCCAGGTTTCCGCGCTGGGCGCTGCCGCCAGCGATGAAGGAGGCCCGGGAGGCGCCGCGATTACCAAGTATGTAGCGCCGCTGGCGCTCAACTGGTTCCGCTGGGCGGCCCTGGTGACCTGGCTGTCGGGTGCTGCCTACCTGGGAAAAAATTTCGTACCCACATTCACCCTGGGTATGTCTGAAGGTAGCAGTTACTACACCATTCTCGGGCTGGGCGCCTGGATGGGAACCATCATGCTGTTCAATGTCTGGGTCCTGATCTGGCCAAACCAGAAAAAACTGCTCGGCATGGTACCGGCCACAGACGAGGAAAAAGCGAAAGCAAAGAGTATCGCTTTCATGGCTTCGCGAACCAACACCTTGCTGTCGCTGCCGATGCTGATGTGCATGACGGGCGCGACTCATGGTTTGCCGTTCTGA